A single region of the Streptomyces vilmorinianum genome encodes:
- a CDS encoding CDP-alcohol phosphatidyltransferase family protein: MESAAKSVSEYADSRAATDALLSVLREGRMSPPALARFMSQAAHRSLRQAADRPRALAELTALHGLLLALAAGRRPGRRWVATSWALAALHLGLLERRERLTTADTLTLIRANLPALPGGASRWSGLLAITLDLADGRLARRHGTASPFGDYADTFADAAYWTWLTLGHEPSRTVRAAAVAAWALPVVTVTAIALRGGAMPERPRPTLLRPAAALQGLVALRHLTRR; this comes from the coding sequence GTGGAGTCCGCAGCGAAGTCCGTATCCGAGTACGCCGACAGCCGCGCTGCCACCGATGCCCTCCTGAGCGTCCTGCGGGAAGGCCGCATGTCGCCGCCTGCCCTCGCACGGTTCATGAGCCAGGCCGCCCACAGATCACTACGGCAAGCGGCCGACCGCCCGCGCGCCCTGGCCGAGCTCACCGCCCTGCACGGTCTGCTTCTCGCCCTGGCCGCGGGCAGGCGCCCGGGACGCCGCTGGGTGGCGACCAGCTGGGCGCTCGCCGCACTGCACCTGGGCCTGCTGGAACGGCGCGAACGGCTCACCACCGCCGACACGCTCACCCTCATCCGCGCCAACCTCCCGGCGCTGCCCGGCGGGGCGAGCCGCTGGTCCGGGCTGCTGGCGATCACCCTCGACCTCGCCGACGGCCGCCTGGCGCGCCGTCACGGCACCGCCTCCCCGTTCGGCGACTACGCCGACACGTTCGCCGACGCCGCCTACTGGACCTGGCTCACCCTGGGCCACGAGCCCAGCCGCACCGTACGGGCAGCCGCCGTCGCCGCCTGGGCGCTGCCCGTCGTCACCGTCACGGCGATCGCGCTGCGCGGCGGCGCCATGCCCGAGCGGCCCCGCCCCACCCTGCTCCGGCCGGCCGCCGCCCTGCAGGGTCTCGTCGCGCTACGCCACCTCACCCGCCGCTGA
- a CDS encoding ABC transporter permease: protein MPSVSSTPTKGTAGGTRRRRRGPRTWLAALPLIVFTGLCFGLPLCALLYGAVTRTDPATGATALTGEHLSRSLQGPYLGSLVGSVQLSALTALIGSVLGVLIAQAVVTSRSRALRGAVLTASGVLANFGGVPLAFAFIATLGISGVVTQLADLTSLGWNLYSFTGLTVVYLYFLIPLMVLVILPALDGLRPQWREAAQNAGAGGRQYWRHVGIPVLAPSLLGGFVLLFGSAFAAHATAAALVGGSVPLVTLKIADALSGNVLVGQENVALALGLDMILIAGAVMAVYLPLQRRSARWLR, encoded by the coding sequence ATGCCGTCCGTCTCCTCCACCCCCACGAAGGGAACCGCCGGCGGCACCCGCCGCCGGCGGCGCGGCCCGCGCACCTGGCTCGCCGCCCTCCCGCTGATCGTCTTCACCGGCCTGTGCTTCGGACTGCCCCTCTGCGCCCTGCTGTACGGCGCCGTGACCCGCACCGACCCGGCCACCGGCGCCACCGCCCTGACCGGTGAGCACCTGAGCCGCTCGCTCCAGGGCCCCTACCTGGGCTCCCTCGTCGGCAGCGTGCAGCTGTCCGCCCTCACCGCCCTGATCGGCTCCGTCCTCGGCGTCCTCATCGCCCAGGCCGTCGTCACCTCCCGCTCCCGGGCGCTGCGCGGCGCCGTCCTCACCGCCTCCGGCGTCCTCGCCAACTTCGGTGGCGTACCACTGGCGTTCGCGTTCATCGCGACCCTCGGCATCTCCGGCGTCGTCACCCAGCTCGCCGACCTCACCTCCCTCGGCTGGAACCTGTACTCGTTCACCGGCCTCACCGTCGTCTACCTGTACTTCCTCATCCCGCTCATGGTCCTGGTGATCCTCCCCGCGCTCGACGGCCTGCGGCCCCAGTGGCGCGAGGCCGCACAGAACGCGGGCGCCGGCGGCCGGCAGTACTGGCGCCACGTCGGCATCCCGGTCCTCGCGCCCTCGCTGCTCGGCGGGTTCGTGCTGCTCTTCGGCAGCGCCTTCGCCGCCCACGCGACGGCCGCCGCGCTCGTCGGCGGATCCGTACCCCTGGTCACCCTGAAGATCGCGGACGCGCTCTCCGGGAACGTTCTGGTCGGCCAGGAGAACGTGGCCCTCGCCCTCGGCCTCGACATGATCCTGATCGCCGGCGCGGTCATGGCCGTCTACCTTCCCCTCCAGCGCAGGAGCGCCCGATGGCTGCGATGA
- a CDS encoding HAD family hydrolase gives MSALAAVLFDMDGTLVDTEVLWWDATEEIAARLGHRLTHTDAPEVVGRAVEDTAAHLVRITGAPDRDGVVTALTTAFQERVDEGAPLRPGAGRLLADLEQEGVPFALVSASPRSVVDSVVGGALARVPFAFTLSADDTDRTKPHPDPYRAAARRLGASPEACVAIEDSPDGAASADAAGCRVLVVPSLLPVPSGQRRTFADSLEDVSLDELRSLVTDGTAALPTDSRLEPRVRG, from the coding sequence GTGAGCGCACTCGCCGCCGTCCTGTTCGACATGGACGGCACCCTCGTGGACACCGAGGTCCTGTGGTGGGACGCCACCGAGGAGATCGCCGCGCGTCTCGGTCACCGGCTGACGCACACCGACGCACCCGAGGTCGTCGGACGGGCCGTCGAGGACACCGCCGCCCACTTGGTGCGCATCACCGGCGCGCCGGACAGGGACGGGGTCGTGACGGCGCTGACCACCGCCTTCCAGGAGCGCGTCGACGAGGGCGCGCCCCTTCGCCCGGGTGCGGGGCGGCTGCTGGCCGACCTGGAGCAGGAAGGTGTGCCGTTCGCGTTGGTGAGCGCGTCACCCCGGTCGGTCGTCGACTCGGTGGTCGGCGGCGCGCTCGCGCGCGTTCCGTTCGCCTTCACCCTCTCGGCCGACGACACCGACCGGACCAAGCCGCACCCCGACCCGTACCGCGCGGCCGCTCGACGGCTCGGGGCGTCCCCGGAGGCGTGTGTGGCCATCGAGGACTCGCCGGACGGAGCCGCCTCCGCCGATGCCGCAGGGTGCCGCGTCCTGGTCGTCCCCTCCCTGCTGCCGGTGCCCTCGGGGCAGAGGCGGACCTTCGCGGACAGCCTGGAAGACGTGTCGCTCGACGAGCTGCGCAGCCTCGTCACCGATGGCACAGCGGCCCTCCCGACGGACAGCCGGCTGGAACCGCGGGTCCGAGGCTGA
- a CDS encoding ABC transporter ATP-binding protein, which produces MSSATAERLEPATATGARVEFHGLRRAFGDTVALDGLDLTVEPGELLALLGPSGCGKTTALRVLAGFERPDAGEVLVDGADVTHVPANRRDAGMVFQSYSLFPNLTARDNVAFGLRVRKVGAAERRARAAELLDLVGLPEHGDRYPHQMSGGQQQRVALARALALRPRVLLLDEPLSALDAKVRLSLREEIRRLQLSLGITTVFVTHDQEEALSMADRVAVLNAGKLEQCAAPAELYRRPATAFVAEFVGTMNRLPGRLTDSGLVEVAGTRLPVDGEAPAAGDVDVLVRPENVTVTADPDGDGTVVSTSFLGSVTRVHLDHAGTRVKADLPSREAGALAPGVRVTVGLAAHPVLVAPRTTR; this is translated from the coding sequence ATGTCCTCAGCCACAGCGGAGCGCCTCGAGCCCGCCACAGCGACGGGAGCGCGTGTCGAATTCCATGGCCTGCGCCGCGCGTTCGGCGACACCGTCGCCCTCGACGGGCTCGACCTGACCGTCGAACCCGGAGAACTCCTCGCCCTGCTGGGCCCCTCGGGCTGCGGCAAGACGACCGCGCTGCGCGTCCTCGCCGGCTTCGAACGGCCCGACGCGGGCGAAGTCCTCGTCGACGGGGCCGATGTCACCCACGTGCCGGCCAACCGGCGCGACGCCGGCATGGTCTTCCAGTCGTACAGCCTCTTCCCCAACCTCACCGCCCGCGACAACGTCGCCTTCGGCCTGCGCGTACGGAAGGTCGGGGCGGCCGAGCGCCGCGCTCGTGCCGCCGAACTCCTCGACCTGGTGGGGCTGCCCGAGCACGGCGACCGCTACCCGCACCAGATGTCGGGCGGCCAGCAGCAGCGGGTCGCGCTCGCCCGGGCGCTCGCCCTGCGGCCCCGCGTCCTGCTGCTCGACGAGCCGCTGTCCGCGCTCGACGCCAAGGTCCGGCTGAGCCTGCGCGAGGAGATCCGGCGGCTCCAGCTCTCCCTCGGCATCACCACCGTCTTCGTGACCCACGACCAGGAGGAGGCGCTGTCCATGGCGGACCGCGTCGCCGTCCTCAACGCCGGGAAGCTGGAGCAGTGCGCGGCCCCGGCCGAGCTGTACCGCCGGCCGGCGACCGCCTTCGTCGCCGAGTTCGTCGGCACCATGAACCGGCTCCCGGGCCGGCTGACCGACTCGGGCCTCGTCGAGGTCGCGGGCACCCGGCTGCCCGTCGACGGCGAGGCCCCCGCCGCCGGAGACGTCGACGTGCTCGTCCGGCCCGAGAACGTCACCGTGACCGCGGACCCCGACGGCGACGGCACGGTCGTCTCCACGTCCTTCCTCGGCTCGGTCACCCGCGTCCACCTCGACCACGCCGGTACGCGGGTCAAGGCGGACCTTCCCTCGCGGGAAGCGGGCGCGCTCGCCCCGGGCGTCCGGGTCACCGTCGGCCTCGCCGCGCATCCCGTGCTCGTCGCGCCGAGGACGACACGGTGA
- a CDS encoding ABC transporter substrate-binding protein has protein sequence MLGAVVLTTVTACGAAPEGAAGAAGDGAKAATAASAEDFGGMDALVKAAKQEGTLHVIALPPDWANYGELIKAFETKYGIKVESENPDASSADEIAAVKSRKGQKRAPDVLDLGIAFARSGAEEGLFAPYKVEAWDKIPAGQKDETGRWYNDYGGYVSIGCDAKRIANCPQTFADLLKPEYKGKVALNGNPTKSGSAFGGVYAAALADKGSFADIQPGIDFFGKLKKSGNFIPVESTPATVEKGETPISIDWDYLNAGYADQFKDKGVDWKVAVPADGVYAQFYSQAINKDAPHPAAARLWMEFLYSTEGQNLWLKGYARPVLLPAMTADGSADKTFVAKLPKVDGTPAFPTSAELDKAKATLAEKWDKAVS, from the coding sequence CTGCTCGGCGCCGTCGTCCTGACCACCGTCACCGCCTGTGGAGCCGCACCCGAGGGCGCGGCGGGCGCCGCAGGCGATGGCGCGAAGGCGGCCACCGCGGCTTCGGCCGAGGACTTCGGCGGCATGGACGCCCTCGTCAAGGCGGCCAAGCAGGAGGGCACGCTCCACGTCATCGCCCTGCCGCCGGACTGGGCCAACTACGGCGAGCTGATCAAGGCGTTCGAGACGAAGTACGGGATCAAGGTCGAGAGCGAGAACCCGGACGCGTCCAGCGCCGACGAGATCGCCGCCGTCAAGTCACGCAAGGGCCAGAAGCGCGCGCCCGACGTCCTCGACCTGGGCATCGCCTTCGCCCGCAGCGGCGCCGAGGAGGGCCTGTTCGCCCCGTACAAGGTCGAGGCGTGGGACAAGATCCCCGCGGGCCAGAAGGACGAGACCGGGCGCTGGTACAACGACTACGGCGGCTACGTCTCCATCGGCTGCGACGCCAAGCGGATCGCGAACTGCCCGCAGACCTTCGCCGACCTCCTCAAGCCCGAGTACAAGGGCAAGGTCGCGCTCAACGGCAACCCCACCAAGTCCGGTTCGGCCTTCGGAGGCGTGTACGCGGCCGCCCTCGCCGACAAGGGCTCCTTCGCCGACATCCAGCCCGGCATCGACTTCTTCGGCAAGCTGAAGAAGAGCGGCAACTTCATCCCCGTCGAGTCCACCCCGGCCACGGTCGAGAAGGGCGAGACGCCCATCAGCATCGACTGGGACTACCTCAACGCCGGCTACGCCGACCAGTTCAAGGACAAGGGCGTCGACTGGAAGGTCGCCGTCCCGGCCGACGGCGTGTACGCCCAGTTCTACTCCCAGGCCATCAACAAGGACGCCCCGCACCCCGCGGCCGCCCGCCTGTGGATGGAGTTCCTCTACAGCACCGAGGGCCAGAACCTCTGGCTCAAGGGATACGCCCGCCCCGTCCTGCTGCCCGCCATGACCGCCGACGGCAGCGCCGACAAGACGTTCGTCGCCAAGCTGCCCAAGGTCGACGGCACCCCGGCCTTCCCGACCTCCGCCGAGCTGGACAAGGCCAAGGCCACGCTCGCCGAGAAGTGGGACAAGGCCGTCTCCTGA
- a CDS encoding MMPL family transporter → MAMFLSRLGRFAFRRRGLVVLLWLLALVGAGFAASTAAAPPADTFSMPGTESQKAFDLLQEKFPDARADGAAARVVIRAPGTEKITSPVRKEQVERLVADLAEAPQVERVAGPFEANAVSGDGTTAYAYVTYGAKATELTDVAHDGLTDAMERARETGLAVEAGGDAVKIEQAMGGTGEQIGILVSAVVLLLTFGSLVAAGMPLLTAVIGVGIGVSGITALAATFGLSSTTSILAMMIGLAVGIDYALFIVSRYRSEIAEGRERAEAASRAVGTAGSAVVFAGLTVIIALAGLAVVNVPMLTKMGLTAAGTVAVAVLVAITFVPALLGFAPVRVLARRDRKQYTGKPLSERQQRGAAKRAARRKPNLGARWAGLVLRRPLTVLLLGVLGLGAVALPATSLDLGLPGEGAMATHTTQRKAYDMLSDSFGPGFNGPLTVTVEAKDAKKAAERVRTALEGVPGVDAVSPVTTNPSGDTALVNVVPDTGPTDTRTEDLVRSLRGMASGLESRTGAAEIMVAGQTAMFIDFSQTLDDALLPYLGLVVGLAFLLLMLVFRSVLVPLKAALGFLLSVSAALGAVVAVFQWGWLADVVGVDQPGPVMSTLPIFMIGVVFGLAMDYEVFLVSRMREAYVHGARPGEAVVTGFRYGGRVVSAAAIIMTSVFSGFIVEDNDFVKMIGFGLAAAVLFDAFVVRMAIVPALFALLGTSAWWLPKWLDRLLPNIDVEGEKLSDHRALPSEHSARENQLVG, encoded by the coding sequence GTGGCCATGTTCCTCTCCCGACTGGGCCGCTTCGCCTTCCGAAGGCGGGGCCTGGTCGTCCTCCTGTGGCTCCTTGCCCTGGTCGGTGCGGGCTTCGCGGCCTCCACCGCCGCCGCCCCGCCGGCCGACACCTTCTCGATGCCGGGCACGGAGTCGCAGAAGGCGTTCGACCTCCTCCAGGAGAAGTTCCCGGACGCCCGCGCGGACGGCGCCGCCGCCCGCGTCGTCATCCGCGCCCCCGGCACCGAGAAGATCACCTCCCCCGTCCGCAAGGAGCAGGTCGAGCGGCTCGTCGCCGACCTGGCCGAGGCGCCCCAAGTCGAGCGCGTGGCCGGCCCGTTCGAGGCGAACGCCGTGAGCGGCGACGGTACGACCGCGTACGCCTACGTCACGTACGGGGCGAAGGCGACCGAGCTGACCGACGTGGCGCACGACGGTCTCACCGACGCGATGGAGCGGGCCCGGGAGACGGGTCTCGCCGTCGAGGCGGGCGGCGACGCCGTGAAGATCGAGCAGGCGATGGGCGGTACGGGTGAGCAGATCGGCATCCTCGTCTCCGCCGTGGTCCTGCTCCTCACCTTCGGCTCCCTGGTGGCCGCCGGAATGCCCCTGCTGACGGCCGTGATCGGCGTCGGCATCGGCGTCAGCGGCATCACGGCGCTCGCGGCCACCTTCGGCCTGTCGTCGACCACCTCGATCCTCGCGATGATGATCGGTCTCGCCGTCGGCATCGACTACGCCCTGTTCATCGTCTCCCGCTACCGCTCCGAGATCGCCGAGGGACGCGAGCGCGCGGAGGCCGCCTCGCGCGCCGTGGGCACCGCCGGCTCGGCCGTCGTCTTCGCCGGGCTCACCGTCATCATCGCCCTGGCGGGACTCGCGGTGGTGAACGTCCCGATGCTCACCAAGATGGGCCTGACCGCGGCCGGCACGGTCGCCGTGGCCGTCCTCGTCGCCATCACGTTCGTGCCCGCGCTCCTCGGCTTCGCCCCCGTCCGGGTCCTCGCCCGCCGGGACCGCAAGCAGTACACCGGCAAGCCGCTGTCGGAGCGTCAGCAGCGCGGGGCCGCCAAGCGCGCGGCCCGCCGCAAGCCGAACCTCGGCGCCCGCTGGGCCGGCCTCGTACTGCGCCGCCCCCTCACCGTCCTCCTGCTCGGCGTGCTGGGCCTGGGCGCCGTCGCCCTGCCCGCCACGAGCCTCGACCTCGGCCTGCCGGGCGAGGGCGCCATGGCCACCCACACCACCCAGCGCAAGGCGTACGACATGCTGTCGGACTCCTTCGGTCCCGGCTTCAACGGGCCCCTGACGGTCACCGTCGAGGCGAAGGACGCGAAGAAGGCGGCGGAGCGGGTCCGTACCGCTCTCGAAGGGGTCCCCGGAGTCGACGCCGTCTCCCCCGTGACCACCAACCCGTCGGGCGACACCGCCCTCGTCAACGTCGTCCCCGACACCGGCCCCACCGACACCAGGACGGAGGACCTGGTGCGTTCCCTGCGAGGCATGGCGAGCGGTCTCGAATCCCGGACGGGCGCCGCCGAGATCATGGTCGCCGGTCAGACGGCGATGTTCATCGACTTCTCGCAGACCCTGGACGACGCCCTGCTCCCGTACCTCGGCCTCGTCGTCGGCCTGGCCTTCCTCCTGCTCATGCTGGTCTTCCGCTCCGTGCTCGTGCCGCTCAAGGCGGCGCTCGGCTTCCTCCTGTCGGTGAGCGCGGCCCTCGGCGCCGTCGTCGCCGTGTTCCAGTGGGGCTGGCTCGCCGACGTCGTCGGCGTCGACCAGCCGGGCCCGGTCATGAGCACCCTGCCGATCTTCATGATCGGCGTGGTCTTCGGTCTGGCGATGGACTACGAGGTCTTCCTGGTCTCCCGGATGCGTGAGGCGTACGTCCACGGCGCCCGTCCCGGCGAGGCGGTCGTCACCGGGTTCCGGTACGGCGGCCGGGTGGTCAGCGCGGCCGCGATCATCATGACCAGCGTGTTCTCCGGCTTCATCGTGGAGGACAACGACTTCGTCAAGATGATCGGCTTCGGTCTCGCCGCCGCCGTCCTCTTCGACGCGTTCGTCGTCCGCATGGCCATCGTGCCCGCCCTGTTCGCCCTGCTCGGCACGTCCGCCTGGTGGCTGCCGAAGTGGCTCGACCGGCTCCTGCCGAACATCGACGTCGAGGGCGAGAAGCTGTCGGACCACCGTGCGCTGCCCTCGGAGCACTCCGCACGGGAGAACCAGCTCGTGGGCTGA
- a CDS encoding SRPBCC family protein, translating into MAWVTGGLVAVGAVGGAVAGYLGLVTGALPLDVGIGRRTRPLGPQTVDIAAPRETVFEVIAQPYLGQATRAMREKVQVVERGADMVLAAHHTPVAGGRLTSTTVETVRFTRPERVDFRLVRGPVPAVTESFTLSERGPGTRLVYEGELSTDLWRAGQWWGGVVAPRWEATVAASLAAVGQEAERRSALS; encoded by the coding sequence ATGGCATGGGTGACCGGCGGGTTGGTGGCCGTGGGGGCCGTAGGGGGTGCGGTGGCCGGGTATCTGGGGCTGGTGACGGGGGCGCTGCCCCTGGACGTGGGTATCGGCCGCAGGACGCGCCCGCTGGGGCCGCAGACGGTCGACATCGCGGCGCCCCGCGAGACGGTCTTCGAGGTGATCGCCCAGCCGTATCTGGGGCAGGCCACGCGGGCGATGCGGGAGAAAGTGCAGGTGGTGGAGCGTGGTGCCGACATGGTGCTGGCGGCGCATCACACCCCGGTCGCGGGTGGCCGGCTGACGTCGACGACGGTGGAGACGGTCAGGTTCACCCGGCCGGAGCGGGTCGACTTCCGGCTCGTACGAGGGCCCGTGCCCGCCGTCACGGAGTCGTTCACGCTCAGCGAGCGGGGGCCGGGAACCCGGCTGGTGTACGAGGGTGAGCTCTCCACGGACCTGTGGCGGGCGGGCCAGTGGTGGGGCGGCGTGGTCGCTCCGCGCTGGGAGGCGACCGTCGCGGCGTCCCTGGCAGCGGTCGGACAGGAGGCGGAGAGACGCTCGGCCCTGTCGTGA
- a CDS encoding ABC transporter permease has protein sequence MAAMTPTAPDVAPEGGARADRPATPARTGRRSGPRPRLWRGLVLGLGGAYFLVPLIASFVFTVHTPGQGVSFEAYTALLTAEGFTESLLLSLGLAAATIALSLLLAVPALVAVRLGAPRLRPVVEVMCMLPLVVPPIALVTGISTVLRWGPDHLARTPLYQTFLAVQNEDFPFVLVLAYTVMALPFVYRSLDAGLRALDVPTLVEAARNCGASRPHVMLRVILPNLRTSLAGAAFLTLALVLGEFTIASLLGFQPFAVWIVSISGAQARMSVAVSLLSLLITWLLLLVLSRAGTDSTSTPGDRRTSRKES, from the coding sequence ATGGCTGCGATGACCCCCACCGCCCCGGACGTCGCACCGGAGGGCGGGGCGCGGGCGGACCGGCCCGCCACCCCCGCACGAACCGGCCGCCGATCCGGCCCCCGCCCCCGCCTGTGGCGCGGTCTCGTCCTCGGCCTCGGCGGCGCGTACTTCCTCGTCCCGCTGATCGCGTCGTTCGTGTTCACGGTGCACACCCCCGGCCAGGGCGTCTCCTTCGAGGCGTACACCGCGCTCCTGACCGCCGAAGGCTTCACCGAGAGCCTGCTGCTCTCCCTCGGTCTCGCCGCCGCCACCATCGCGCTGTCCCTCCTGCTCGCCGTACCCGCCCTGGTGGCCGTACGGCTGGGCGCGCCCCGGCTCCGGCCGGTCGTCGAGGTGATGTGCATGCTGCCGCTCGTCGTGCCGCCGATCGCGCTCGTCACCGGCATCAGCACAGTGCTGCGCTGGGGACCCGACCACCTCGCGCGCACCCCGCTCTACCAGACGTTCCTCGCGGTCCAGAACGAGGACTTCCCCTTCGTCCTGGTCCTCGCCTACACCGTCATGGCCCTGCCGTTCGTGTACCGCTCCCTCGACGCGGGACTGCGCGCCCTCGATGTACCCACGCTCGTCGAAGCCGCCCGCAACTGCGGGGCGAGCCGGCCCCACGTGATGCTCCGCGTGATCCTGCCCAACCTGCGTACGTCGCTCGCCGGCGCCGCGTTCCTCACCCTGGCCCTGGTCCTCGGCGAGTTCACCATCGCCTCGCTCCTCGGCTTCCAGCCGTTCGCCGTGTGGATCGTCTCCATCTCCGGAGCCCAGGCCCGGATGTCGGTGGCCGTCTCCCTCCTCAGCCTGCTCATCACCTGGCTCCTGCTGCTCGTCCTGTCCCGGGCGGGCACGGACTCGACCAGCACGCCCGGTGACCGCCGTACCTCCCGCAAGGAGTCCTGA
- a CDS encoding GntR family transcriptional regulator yields MTAIYVEIAEGLRRSILRGEYPVGARLPSESDLAARWSASRGTVRQAVALLTSEGLIGSRQGARRIVLRKERRHSFAELHSFAQWARTMGYEATSRFLHRERRRATPEEARRLTLPEGAEILDVLRLRFLDGEPVMVERTAYADWVAPTVETLPVDCASIMDSMAEEAGIVAHYGEHLIDAVPAGSDDARLLRVRRGSPLLRQRHLTSNPDGRPIEWTDDRYRAGSITFNVSNSVGTAPLVRDPGSRLM; encoded by the coding sequence GTGACGGCGATCTACGTGGAGATCGCGGAGGGACTCCGCCGGTCGATCCTCAGGGGCGAATACCCCGTCGGCGCCCGCCTGCCGTCCGAGAGCGACCTCGCCGCCCGCTGGTCCGCGTCGCGCGGTACGGTGCGCCAGGCCGTGGCCCTGCTCACCTCGGAAGGGCTCATCGGCTCACGCCAGGGTGCCCGCCGCATCGTGCTCCGCAAGGAGCGCCGGCACAGCTTCGCCGAGCTCCACAGCTTCGCCCAGTGGGCACGGACCATGGGTTACGAAGCGACAAGCCGCTTCCTCCACCGTGAACGCCGCCGCGCCACCCCGGAGGAGGCGCGCCGTCTCACCCTCCCCGAGGGGGCCGAGATCCTGGACGTCCTGCGGCTGCGCTTCCTGGACGGCGAACCGGTGATGGTGGAGCGCACCGCATACGCCGACTGGGTCGCACCCACCGTCGAAACGCTGCCCGTCGACTGCGCCTCGATCATGGACAGCATGGCCGAGGAAGCCGGAATCGTCGCCCACTACGGCGAACACCTCATCGACGCCGTCCCCGCCGGAAGCGACGACGCCCGTCTGCTCCGCGTCCGCCGGGGAAGCCCCCTCCTCCGCCAACGCCATCTCACCAGCAACCCGGACGGCCGCCCCATCGAATGGACGGACGACCGCTACCGAGCGGGGAGCATCACCTTCAACGTGAGCAACTCCGTGGGTACGGCGCCCCTGGTCCGAGACCCGGGTTCCCGGCTCATGTGA